The following are from one region of the Petrotoga mobilis SJ95 genome:
- a CDS encoding 6-phosphofructokinase: MKRVAVLNVGGDCPGLNAVIRALIVKGAEEDIEVVGVYDGFLGLVEDKLTILAKEHVSGKLPEGGIILGSSKYDPTVNPNDLKKLKNNFERYQITSLILLTGHTGANIALKLANEGIPSIIIPATVDNDLYWTDLSVGFLTALQIVTDALDKLHSTASAGHRVIVVETGGDEAGWLATIGGMAGGADYIIVPEFKLDPKDMIENIKRRYSAGRRFSIVVVEEKVKLPEEVQNIIGDPKVRQYMKPAELITEYIKANLQNVECRTVDLDYLQRGGTPSSFDRYLAFKFGVSAIDAVKKGKSNVALGLDGFDVVEKPFTHEILKNKEISRELYEMGRLFF; this comes from the coding sequence ATGAAAAGAGTCGCTGTTTTAAATGTAGGTGGAGATTGTCCAGGATTAAATGCCGTAATCCGGGCACTCATCGTTAAAGGCGCCGAAGAGGATATCGAAGTTGTCGGCGTTTACGACGGTTTTCTAGGTCTCGTGGAAGATAAATTAACAATCTTAGCTAAAGAACATGTCTCAGGTAAATTACCTGAAGGTGGCATAATTTTGGGTTCGTCAAAATACGATCCTACTGTTAATCCAAACGATTTGAAAAAGTTGAAAAATAACTTTGAGAGATATCAGATAACTAGTCTTATATTGTTAACAGGCCATACCGGAGCAAATATCGCCTTAAAATTGGCAAATGAAGGTATACCTTCGATAATAATACCTGCTACCGTTGATAATGACTTATACTGGACGGATCTTAGCGTTGGTTTTCTAACGGCATTACAGATCGTCACCGATGCATTAGATAAACTTCATTCAACTGCGAGTGCAGGTCATAGGGTAATAGTTGTAGAAACCGGAGGAGACGAAGCAGGATGGTTAGCAACAATTGGTGGTATGGCAGGTGGTGCTGATTATATAATAGTACCAGAGTTCAAGTTAGACCCTAAAGATATGATTGAAAATATTAAAAGGAGATATTCTGCAGGTAGAAGATTTTCCATAGTTGTAGTAGAAGAAAAAGTCAAACTCCCCGAAGAAGTTCAAAATATAATAGGCGATCCAAAGGTTCGTCAATACATGAAACCAGCAGAATTAATCACAGAGTACATAAAAGCTAATCTGCAAAATGTTGAATGTAGAACCGTTGATTTAGATTATTTACAAAGAGGAGGAACACCTTCGTCTTTTGATAGATACCTGGCTTTCAAATTCGGTGTTTCGGCTATAGACGCTGTTAAAAAAGGAAAATCTAATGTGGCTTTAGGTTTGGATGGTTTTGATGTTGTGGAAAAACCATTTACCCACGAAATTTTGAAGAACAAAGAGATAAGTAGAGAATTATACGAAATGGGTAGACTTTTCTTCTAA
- a CDS encoding cryptochrome/photolyase family protein, giving the protein MIKISNYKYKIGLHIFRRDLRLEDNTSLIEALQSCERVIPAFIFDDRQIKDNDYKSDNAVQFMIACLKELNDQLHQLNARLYFFEGLTAKVVESLIKTLGIEAVFVNKDYTPFSKKRDNEIKAICERERVDFKEHFDVLLHEPTEVLKDNGMPYIKFTDFLKKSKKIDVREPQKNKFKNYFTEEISSSIALQVDKFPQNENLILKGGRKEGLSYIERIVKLKNYSETRNTPSIDGTTKLSPHLKFGTVSVREVYGKVNENFGNEHEIITQLHWRDFFTHILYHFPHVLGNSFKEKYNQIQWENDVDKFKAWCTGRTGYPIVDAGMRQLNLTGWMHNRVRMITGSFLVKDLHIDWRWGEKYFAQRLVDYDPAINNGNWQWVASTGCDAQPFFRIFNPILQQQKFDPECNYIKTWLPELTNLNLEQIHTLNIPKDIDYPTPIVDHKVASEKAKKLYKI; this is encoded by the coding sequence GTGATAAAAATATCGAATTATAAATATAAAATTGGGTTGCACATATTCAGACGAGATCTTAGGTTAGAGGATAATACTTCTCTCATAGAAGCACTTCAAAGTTGTGAAAGAGTCATACCTGCTTTTATATTTGATGATCGACAGATTAAAGATAACGATTACAAATCAGACAATGCGGTTCAATTTATGATCGCCTGTCTGAAAGAACTCAATGATCAGCTACACCAATTGAACGCTAGACTATATTTTTTTGAAGGACTTACTGCTAAAGTAGTTGAAAGTTTAATTAAAACATTAGGAATAGAAGCAGTTTTCGTGAATAAAGATTACACTCCATTTAGTAAGAAAAGAGATAACGAAATAAAAGCCATTTGTGAAAGGGAAAGAGTAGATTTCAAGGAACATTTTGATGTTTTATTACATGAACCCACAGAAGTTTTGAAAGATAATGGTATGCCATATATAAAGTTCACCGATTTTTTAAAAAAATCCAAAAAAATAGATGTGCGAGAACCGCAGAAGAATAAATTTAAAAATTATTTTACAGAAGAAATTAGCTCAAGTATTGCTCTTCAGGTTGATAAATTTCCTCAAAATGAAAATTTAATATTAAAAGGTGGGCGAAAAGAAGGGTTAAGTTATATAGAGAGAATAGTCAAACTAAAAAATTACAGTGAAACTAGAAACACGCCTTCAATCGATGGAACAACAAAGTTATCTCCCCATCTTAAATTTGGAACAGTTTCTGTGAGAGAGGTATATGGAAAAGTAAATGAAAACTTCGGTAATGAACATGAAATTATTACACAACTTCACTGGCGTGATTTTTTTACTCATATCCTTTATCATTTCCCTCATGTTTTAGGCAATTCCTTTAAGGAGAAATATAACCAAATACAGTGGGAAAATGATGTGGATAAATTTAAGGCTTGGTGTACAGGGAGAACAGGTTATCCTATAGTTGATGCTGGAATGAGGCAATTGAATCTAACGGGATGGATGCATAACCGAGTAAGAATGATAACAGGGAGTTTTCTTGTTAAGGATTTACATATTGACTGGCGATGGGGAGAGAAATACTTTGCACAAAGACTAGTTGATTACGATCCTGCAATTAATAATGGTAATTGGCAATGGGTTGCTTCAACAGGTTGTGATGCGCAGCCTTTTTTCCGAATATTTAACCCAATTTTGCAACAGCAAAAATTTGATCCTGAATGTAATTACATAAAGACTTGGTTACCAGAATTAACCAATCTTAACTTAGAGCAAATACATACTTTGAACATTCCAAAAGACATCGATTATCCAACACCTATTGTCGATCATAAAGTAGCTTCAGAAAAGGCTAAAAAACTTTATAAAATATGA
- the ligA gene encoding NAD-dependent DNA ligase LigA yields the protein MDIPKNIKERYEKLKAEIEEHNYRYYVLADPIISDQEYDKLFKELVELEKKYPELKTPDSPTQRIGGIVVEGFNKVNHLIPMLSLDNTYNEEEILDFHKRVLKNLSLNHVEYFCELKIDGVSVALRYTDGVLTQAITRGDGTTGEDITQNVKTIPSIPLRLRENLTIEVRGEIYMPKKEFVRINSEREEKGLPVFANPRNATAGTLKLLDSTEVAKRKLSSFMYYVIFPQNYNLETQEEAINFLKEVGFRINPNYKNAQDIGQVIEFWKEWNRRRKELEYEVDGIVVKVNSFELQRLLGETARSPRWAIAFKFEAEQKETKLKAIKLQVGSTGIITPVAEFDPIQLEGTIVKRASLHNFDYLKERDIREGDYVLIEKAGGIIPQVIGPVKEKRTGEEKIIRPPEKCPVCGGKVGKIKSSEVAIRCLNPSCPEKLLRTLENFVSRNAMNIQGLGPKILKRMVDAGLLKDIADLYYLNEQKIRSLGEGIGDKTVENILTQIEQSKNRELDRLINALGIPNVGSKTAKDLANHFKNLDSLIDAKFDELVEIEGIGEDIANAIIKFFSQEEVKKIVKKLKDAGVNMGKKEEEKLEGPLKGLVICQTGALSKMTRQEFAEYVESKGGTFSENVTKKTNILVVGENPGSKLDKAQSYGITIMSEEEFFDKYGES from the coding sequence GCTGATCCTATTATCTCGGATCAGGAATACGATAAACTTTTTAAAGAACTAGTGGAGCTCGAAAAAAAATATCCCGAATTGAAAACCCCTGATTCTCCAACTCAAAGAATCGGTGGTATAGTTGTTGAGGGATTCAATAAAGTAAATCATTTGATACCGATGTTATCTTTAGATAACACCTACAACGAAGAAGAAATTTTAGATTTTCACAAAAGAGTTTTAAAGAACTTGAGTTTAAACCATGTTGAGTACTTTTGTGAACTAAAGATAGATGGAGTATCGGTAGCTTTAAGGTACACCGATGGAGTATTAACTCAAGCTATAACCAGAGGCGATGGAACAACCGGAGAAGATATCACGCAAAACGTAAAAACGATCCCCTCTATTCCTTTAAGATTGAGGGAAAATCTAACTATTGAAGTACGTGGAGAAATATACATGCCAAAAAAAGAATTTGTGAGAATAAATTCAGAAAGGGAAGAAAAAGGGTTACCTGTTTTCGCTAATCCTAGAAACGCAACAGCGGGCACTTTAAAACTTTTGGATAGTACAGAAGTGGCAAAAAGAAAGTTAAGCTCTTTCATGTATTACGTTATCTTCCCTCAAAATTACAACTTAGAAACTCAAGAAGAAGCGATAAATTTTCTGAAAGAAGTTGGTTTCAGAATCAATCCTAATTACAAAAATGCCCAAGATATCGGACAAGTTATAGAATTTTGGAAAGAATGGAATCGAAGGAGAAAGGAATTAGAATACGAAGTAGATGGGATAGTAGTTAAGGTGAACAGTTTTGAACTGCAAAGACTCCTTGGTGAAACCGCCCGATCCCCACGATGGGCAATTGCTTTCAAATTTGAAGCCGAACAGAAAGAAACGAAACTAAAAGCTATAAAACTGCAAGTTGGGAGTACAGGGATAATAACTCCTGTTGCAGAATTTGACCCCATACAACTTGAAGGAACAATAGTAAAAAGGGCAAGTTTGCACAACTTTGATTATCTAAAAGAAAGAGATATAAGGGAAGGCGATTATGTATTAATTGAAAAAGCAGGTGGCATAATTCCCCAAGTTATAGGGCCCGTTAAAGAAAAAAGAACTGGGGAAGAAAAAATAATCCGACCCCCTGAAAAATGCCCTGTCTGTGGTGGAAAAGTTGGAAAAATAAAGTCATCAGAAGTGGCAATAAGATGTTTGAATCCCTCTTGCCCAGAAAAGCTTTTAAGAACGTTGGAAAATTTCGTTTCAAGAAACGCAATGAATATTCAAGGGCTTGGGCCAAAGATATTAAAAAGAATGGTAGATGCAGGTTTACTTAAAGATATAGCCGATCTTTATTATTTAAACGAACAAAAAATTAGAAGCTTGGGAGAAGGTATAGGAGACAAAACAGTAGAAAATATATTGACACAAATAGAGCAATCCAAAAATAGAGAACTGGATAGATTAATTAACGCTCTTGGTATACCAAATGTTGGTTCAAAAACTGCGAAAGACCTTGCAAATCATTTTAAAAATTTAGACAGTTTAATAGATGCAAAATTCGATGAACTTGTAGAAATAGAGGGAATTGGTGAAGATATAGCAAATGCAATTATAAAGTTTTTTTCACAGGAAGAAGTTAAAAAGATCGTTAAGAAATTAAAAGATGCAGGAGTCAACATGGGGAAAAAAGAAGAAGAAAAATTAGAAGGACCTCTAAAAGGTTTAGTTATATGTCAAACCGGTGCTCTTTCTAAAATGACAAGACAAGAATTCGCCGAATACGTTGAATCTAAAGGTGGAACCTTCTCTGAAAACGTGACGAAGAAAACGAATATCCTAGTCGTTGGAGAAAACCCTGGTTCTAAACTAGATAAAGCTCAAAGTTATGGAATTACTATAATGAGTGAAGAAGAGTTCTTTGATAAATATGGAGAAAGTTAG